The Eurosta solidaginis isolate ZX-2024a chromosome 4, ASM4086904v1, whole genome shotgun sequence genome includes a window with the following:
- the BCL7-like gene encoding B-cell CLL/lymphoma 7 protein family member B isoform X1, giving the protein MSRSVRAETRSRAKDDIKRVMNAVEKVRHWEKKWVTIGDTTMKIYKWVPISNSEKKKVSSVNKSDKENSQKGTPTPPQITPYAGLTAEDSNTCFSMVSDSQGATEFVSSMPFSEDSNSQGSEGPVKRLKTSD; this is encoded by the exons ATGTCACGAAGTGTTCGAGCAGAGACTCGTAGTCGAGCAAAAGATGACATCAAACGGGTGATGAATGCAGTGGAAAAAGTAAGACATTG GGAAAAGAAATGGGTGACCATTGGCGATACAAcaatgaaaatttataaatgggTACCTATATCAAATTCGGAAAAGAAAAAAGTAAGCAGCGTTAATAAAAGTGATAAAGAAAATTCACAAAAGGGTACACCAACTCCACCACAAATAACACCCTATGCTGGTTTGACTGCAGAGGATTCGAACACCT gcTTTTCTATGGTGAGCGATTCTCAAGGTGCCACCGAATTTGTTTCTAGTATGCCTTTTTCCGAAGACTCCAATTCTCAAGGAAGCGAAGGACCAGTGAAACGTTTAAAGACTAGTGACTAA
- the BCL7-like gene encoding B-cell CLL/lymphoma 7 protein family member B isoform X2 — MQWKKEKKWVTIGDTTMKIYKWVPISNSEKKKVSSVNKSDKENSQKGTPTPPQITPYAGLTAEDSNTCFSMVSDSQGATEFVSSMPFSEDSNSQGSEGPVKRLKTSD, encoded by the exons ATGCAGTGGAAAAA GGAAAAGAAATGGGTGACCATTGGCGATACAAcaatgaaaatttataaatgggTACCTATATCAAATTCGGAAAAGAAAAAAGTAAGCAGCGTTAATAAAAGTGATAAAGAAAATTCACAAAAGGGTACACCAACTCCACCACAAATAACACCCTATGCTGGTTTGACTGCAGAGGATTCGAACACCT gcTTTTCTATGGTGAGCGATTCTCAAGGTGCCACCGAATTTGTTTCTAGTATGCCTTTTTCCGAAGACTCCAATTCTCAAGGAAGCGAAGGACCAGTGAAACGTTTAAAGACTAGTGACTAA